A genomic window from Micromonospora ferruginea includes:
- a CDS encoding TIGR04282 family arsenosugar biosynthesis glycosyltransferase, with the protein MTVLLVVAKAPAPGAVKTRLCPPATPEQAARIAAAALRDTLDAVAATRGVLPVLALAGRLTDAEDGTDLAAAVAGWPVLPQRGDGLADRLAHAHADVADAYPGRPVLQIGMDTPQLTPGRLAAAVHRLSAPGTDAVLGPATDGGWWGLGLRDPRSAAALRGVPMSTADTGRFTHAALVGRGLRVGALPTLRDVDDWSDALVVARAAPGGRFAREVAALRPTLVGRP; encoded by the coding sequence GTGACCGTCCTGCTGGTGGTGGCGAAGGCCCCGGCGCCGGGCGCGGTGAAGACCCGGCTCTGCCCGCCGGCCACCCCGGAGCAGGCGGCCCGGATCGCCGCCGCCGCGCTGCGCGACACCCTGGACGCGGTGGCCGCCACCCGGGGCGTACTGCCGGTGCTGGCGCTGGCCGGGCGCCTGACCGACGCCGAGGACGGCACGGACCTGGCCGCCGCGGTCGCCGGGTGGCCGGTGCTGCCGCAGCGCGGTGACGGCCTGGCCGATCGGCTCGCCCACGCGCACGCAGACGTGGCCGACGCGTACCCGGGGCGGCCGGTGCTGCAGATCGGCATGGACACCCCGCAGCTCACCCCGGGGCGGCTGGCCGCCGCCGTACACCGGTTGTCCGCGCCCGGCACCGACGCGGTGCTCGGGCCGGCCACGGACGGCGGCTGGTGGGGGCTGGGCCTGCGCGACCCCCGGTCGGCGGCGGCGCTGCGCGGCGTGCCGATGTCCACCGCCGACACCGGCCGTTTCACCCACGCCGCGCTGGTCGGGCGCGGCCTGCGGGTCGGCGCGTTGCCGACGCTGCGCGACGTGGACGACTGGTCCGACGCGCTGGTGGTGGCCCGGGCCGCACCCGGCGGCCGCTTCGCCCGCGAGGTCGCCGCGCTGCGGCCGACGCTGGTAGGTCGCCCGTGA
- a CDS encoding class I SAM-dependent methyltransferase: MPEPPTGTSAHRAQAHGRHANHHRYHDGAQVDGYVDDPYHRVRRAVAARLVAEGVTGGGPVLELGCGSRGMLDPATLPGPLVLADMAETALGTARRAAGGRALPVCLDATRGLPFRAGSFAGLLAGELIEHVYDPLALLRECHRVLAPDGLLVLTTPNLAPVQDRLAFLAGRAPRQVDPLHPYLWLHIRPFTASLLRRTLRRAGFTPTAIRSNEVGWRLPGGRWVTSRWLARAAPGLGGSLICAARRRATAPPPRNSA; the protein is encoded by the coding sequence ATGCCCGAGCCGCCGACCGGCACCTCGGCACACCGCGCGCAGGCGCACGGCCGGCACGCCAACCACCACCGCTACCACGACGGCGCGCAGGTCGACGGGTACGTCGACGACCCGTACCACCGGGTGCGCCGCGCCGTCGCGGCCCGGCTGGTGGCCGAGGGGGTGACCGGCGGCGGGCCGGTGCTGGAACTGGGGTGCGGGTCGCGCGGCATGCTCGACCCGGCCACGCTGCCCGGCCCGCTCGTGCTGGCGGACATGGCCGAGACCGCGCTGGGCACCGCCCGGCGGGCGGCCGGCGGCCGGGCACTGCCGGTCTGCCTGGACGCCACCCGGGGGCTGCCGTTCCGGGCGGGCAGCTTCGCCGGGCTGCTCGCCGGCGAGCTGATCGAGCACGTCTACGACCCGCTGGCGCTGCTGCGCGAGTGCCACCGTGTGCTGGCGCCGGACGGCCTGCTGGTGCTCACCACGCCCAACCTGGCGCCGGTGCAGGACCGGCTGGCGTTCCTCGCCGGGCGGGCGCCGCGCCAGGTCGACCCGCTGCACCCCTACCTGTGGCTGCACATCCGGCCGTTCACCGCGTCGCTGCTGCGGCGCACGCTGCGCCGGGCCGGGTTCACCCCGACGGCGATCCGCTCCAACGAGGTGGGCTGGCGGCTGCCCGGCGGACGGTGGGTCACCTCGCGGTGGCTGGCCCGGGCCGCGCCGGGGCTCGGCGGGTCGCTGATCTGCGCCGCCCGCAGGCGCGCCACTGCGCCACCGCCCCGGAACAGTGCGTGA
- a CDS encoding HD domain-containing protein → MTSDALRRALTDPGDPPVLPLPGVAVELLDALAAPPRLGAHLRLVHDVAWRLTAAFADRFGAVPFDRQAVLFGAAVHDLGKVEHPAELTGPGSAHEEAGYQLLLRFGVPEERARFAVTHAAWRSPGVQLEDLLVSLADKVWKGRRVADLEQLVVDRLAGITGQEPWQTFLDLDDVLAELAAGADHRLAFQAEHPVYD, encoded by the coding sequence GTGACCTCCGACGCGCTGCGCCGTGCCCTGACCGACCCGGGTGACCCGCCGGTGCTCCCGCTGCCCGGGGTGGCGGTCGAGTTGCTGGACGCGCTCGCCGCGCCGCCCCGGCTCGGCGCGCACCTGCGGCTGGTGCACGACGTGGCCTGGCGCCTGACCGCCGCGTTCGCCGACCGCTTCGGCGCGGTCCCGTTCGACCGGCAGGCGGTGCTGTTCGGCGCCGCGGTGCACGACCTCGGCAAGGTCGAGCACCCGGCCGAGCTGACCGGGCCCGGTTCGGCGCACGAGGAGGCCGGCTACCAGTTGCTGCTGCGCTTCGGCGTGCCCGAGGAACGGGCCCGCTTCGCCGTCACCCACGCCGCCTGGCGCTCCCCCGGCGTGCAGTTGGAGGACCTGCTGGTCAGCCTCGCCGACAAGGTGTGGAAGGGCCGCCGGGTCGCCGACCTGGAGCAGCTCGTGGTGGACCGGCTCGCCGGCATCACCGGGCAGGAGCCGTGGCAGACGTTCCTGGACCTCGACGACGTGCTCGCCGAGCTGGCCGCCGGCGCGGACCACCGGCTGGCCTTCCAGGCCGAGCATCCGGTGTACGACTGA
- the sigJ gene encoding RNA polymerase sigma factor SigJ: MDGDTRLAERFERERPRLRAVAYRLLGSLTEAEDAVQETWLRLARTDTDEIDNLDAWLTTVVARVGLNILRSRTARREDPLDVRLPDPVVETPQPDADPAHAAVLADSVGLALLVVLDTLNPTERLAFVLHDMFGVPFDEIGPLVDRSPAAARQLASRARRRVRGQAPAPEKDLARQRAVVDAFLAAAREGDFDALIAVLHPDVVLRSDGGTARARHTTVLTGAREVAAQATTFGRLFPYARPVLVNGAAGVLVRAGGRTLSVMAFTVAGGRIVAVDVVADPRRLAALGLDD; this comes from the coding sequence ATGGACGGCGACACCCGGCTGGCGGAGCGGTTCGAACGGGAGCGGCCGCGCCTGCGCGCGGTGGCGTACCGGCTGCTCGGCTCGCTGACCGAGGCCGAGGACGCCGTGCAGGAGACCTGGCTGCGGCTGGCCCGCACCGACACCGACGAGATCGACAACCTGGACGCGTGGCTGACCACCGTGGTGGCCCGGGTCGGCCTGAACATCCTGCGCTCGCGCACCGCCCGCCGGGAGGACCCGCTGGACGTACGCCTGCCCGACCCGGTGGTCGAGACGCCGCAGCCGGACGCGGACCCGGCGCACGCCGCGGTGCTCGCCGACTCGGTGGGCCTGGCGCTGCTGGTGGTGCTGGACACGCTCAACCCGACCGAGCGGCTCGCGTTCGTGCTGCACGACATGTTCGGCGTGCCGTTCGACGAGATCGGCCCCCTGGTCGACCGCTCGCCCGCGGCGGCCCGGCAGCTCGCCAGCCGGGCCCGCCGCCGGGTACGCGGGCAGGCCCCCGCGCCGGAGAAGGACCTGGCCCGCCAGCGGGCGGTGGTGGACGCGTTCCTGGCCGCCGCCCGCGAGGGCGACTTCGACGCGCTGATCGCGGTGCTCCACCCGGACGTGGTGCTGCGCTCCGACGGCGGGACCGCCCGCGCCCGGCACACGACCGTGCTCACCGGCGCGCGGGAGGTCGCCGCGCAGGCCACCACGTTCGGCCGCCTCTTCCCGTACGCCCGGCCGGTGCTGGTCAACGGCGCCGCCGGGGTGCTGGTCCGCGCCGGCGGCCGGACACTGTCGGTGATGGCGTTCACCGTCGCAGGCGGGCGGATCGTCGCCGTGGACGTGGTCGCCGACCCGCGCCGGCTCGCCGCGCTCGGCCTCGACGACTGA
- a CDS encoding glycosyltransferase family 2 protein yields MRTQIDVVLPCLDEAAALPGVLGALPPGYRAIVVDNGSRDGSPEVAARLGARVVREPRRGYGAAVHTGLEAAETDLVCVLDADGSFDPGELPALVAPVAAGTADLAVGRRRPVSTGVWPWHARAGTALVAALLRQRGVPLRDLSPIRVARRADLLALGVTDRAFGYPLELMIRAAAAGWRIHERDVRYAPRAAGTKSKVSGSVRGTVRATRDFLTVLRTVDGRR; encoded by the coding sequence ATGCGGACACAGATCGACGTGGTGCTGCCGTGCCTGGACGAGGCCGCCGCCCTGCCCGGGGTGCTGGGCGCGCTGCCGCCCGGCTACCGGGCGATCGTGGTGGACAACGGCTCCCGGGACGGCTCGCCCGAGGTGGCGGCCCGGCTCGGCGCCCGGGTGGTACGCGAACCCCGCCGCGGTTACGGCGCGGCCGTGCACACCGGCCTGGAGGCCGCCGAGACCGACCTGGTCTGCGTGCTGGACGCGGACGGCTCGTTCGATCCCGGCGAGCTGCCGGCGCTCGTCGCCCCGGTGGCGGCCGGCACGGCCGACCTGGCGGTGGGCCGTCGCCGCCCGGTGTCCACCGGCGTCTGGCCGTGGCACGCGCGGGCCGGAACCGCGCTGGTCGCCGCGTTGCTGCGGCAGCGCGGGGTGCCGTTGCGCGACCTCAGCCCGATCCGGGTCGCCCGACGCGCGGACCTGCTCGCGCTCGGGGTCACCGACCGGGCGTTCGGCTACCCGCTGGAGTTGATGATCCGCGCGGCGGCGGCCGGCTGGCGGATCCACGAGCGCGACGTCCGCTACGCCCCGCGCGCCGCCGGCACGAAGTCCAAGGTGTCCGGCTCGGTACGCGGCACGGTCCGGGCCACCCGCGACTTCCTCACCGTGCTGCGCACCGTGGACGGCCGGCGGTGA
- a CDS encoding SDR family oxidoreductase produces MHTPILVTGGTGTLGRHVVPLLRAAGHPVRVLSRRGGPPGDGVTHVTADLLTGAGLEPALRGVTTVLHLAGGAKGDDRVAANLVHAARRAGVTHLAHVSVTGADRVPLAWLRSKRDAERAVADSGLPWTVLRAAQFHDLVLTMLAAMTKLPVVPVPGGLRLQPVDAAEVAARLVELTLGTPAGLVPDLAGPGTHGLDELLAGYLAATGRRRLRLPVRLPGRAGRAYRDGANLARPGATRGVRTWDDFLAERLGRGVGGVPTSPPSRG; encoded by the coding sequence ATGCACACCCCCATCCTGGTCACCGGCGGCACCGGCACGCTCGGCCGGCACGTCGTACCGCTGCTGCGCGCGGCCGGGCACCCGGTCCGCGTGCTCAGCCGGCGCGGCGGCCCGCCCGGCGACGGCGTCACCCACGTCACCGCCGACCTGCTCACCGGCGCCGGCCTGGAACCGGCGCTGCGCGGCGTGACCACCGTGCTGCACCTGGCCGGCGGCGCCAAGGGCGACGACCGGGTCGCCGCCAACCTGGTCCACGCCGCCCGGCGGGCCGGGGTGACTCATCTGGCGCACGTCTCGGTGACCGGCGCCGACCGGGTGCCGCTGGCCTGGCTGCGGTCCAAGCGCGACGCCGAGCGGGCGGTGGCCGACTCCGGCCTGCCGTGGACGGTGCTGCGGGCCGCGCAGTTCCACGACCTGGTGCTGACCATGCTGGCGGCGATGACGAAGCTGCCGGTGGTGCCGGTCCCCGGCGGCCTGCGGCTGCAACCCGTCGACGCCGCCGAGGTGGCCGCGCGGCTGGTGGAGCTGACCCTCGGCACGCCGGCCGGCCTGGTGCCCGACCTGGCCGGGCCGGGCACGCACGGCCTGGACGAGCTGCTGGCCGGCTACCTGGCGGCGACCGGGCGGCGGCGGTTGCGGCTGCCGGTGCGTCTTCCCGGCCGGGCCGGGCGCGCCTACCGCGACGGGGCGAACCTGGCCCGGCCGGGCGCGACGCGGGGCGTCCGCACCTGGGACGACTTCCTGGCCGAGCGGCTCGGGCGCGGTGTCGGTGGCGTGCCTACCAGCCCACCGAGTCGAGGCTGA
- a CDS encoding TolB family protein, with the protein MTTMSRRTLLRAAALTGAAAATGLVTAPAAAAEAVNGSWIVTGPGVLQIDPGRTTPRVLLSSGGDVAASPDGRYLAVRGQTPGPAFDVTLEVYDRVTGLSRTLITDRFGVYYEWPTWSPDGTEVALVIGESRLVAVNVATGARRVLVEGHRMVRPNWSRDGSMIVMEWISRSEGHQLRTLELATGKVRRIHQPDPGEHFGWPVFTPETGRVVFSTNRWTRDVDILGGALGSVRVDGTGLKRLTAEPRVYLSPVFSPDGRYCAALSVPPTNPEPDGGNILVATRGFDAEWWIPGDEYDDSSRLDWARAI; encoded by the coding sequence ATGACCACGATGAGCCGCCGTACGCTGCTGCGCGCCGCCGCGCTCACCGGCGCGGCCGCCGCCACCGGGCTCGTCACCGCGCCGGCCGCCGCCGCCGAGGCGGTCAACGGGTCGTGGATCGTCACCGGTCCCGGCGTGCTCCAGATCGACCCGGGCCGGACCACCCCGCGGGTGCTGCTGTCCTCCGGCGGCGACGTGGCCGCCTCCCCCGACGGGCGGTACCTGGCCGTGCGCGGCCAGACGCCCGGGCCCGCGTTCGACGTCACCCTCGAGGTGTACGACCGGGTCACCGGCCTGAGCCGCACGTTGATCACCGACCGGTTCGGGGTCTACTACGAGTGGCCGACCTGGTCACCGGACGGCACCGAGGTCGCCCTGGTGATCGGCGAGAGCCGTCTGGTCGCGGTGAACGTGGCCACCGGCGCCCGGCGGGTCCTCGTCGAGGGCCACCGCATGGTGCGACCCAACTGGTCCCGCGACGGCTCGATGATCGTGATGGAGTGGATCAGCCGCTCCGAGGGACACCAACTGCGAACCCTGGAACTGGCCACCGGGAAGGTGCGGCGGATCCACCAGCCCGATCCGGGCGAGCACTTCGGGTGGCCGGTGTTCACGCCGGAGACCGGCCGGGTGGTGTTCTCCACCAACCGCTGGACCCGTGACGTCGACATCCTCGGCGGCGCCCTCGGCTCGGTCCGGGTCGACGGCACCGGCCTCAAGCGGCTCACCGCCGAGCCACGGGTCTACCTGTCACCGGTGTTCTCCCCGGACGGACGCTACTGCGCGGCGCTGTCCGTGCCACCCACCAACCCGGAACCGGACGGCGGCAACATCCTCGTCGCCACCCGGGGCTTCGACGCCGAGTGGTGGATCCCCGGCGACGAGTACGACGACTCGTCCCGGCTGGACTGGGCGCGGGCGATCTGA
- a CDS encoding inositol monophosphatase family protein, with translation MDVEPNRGGPDLRDAHRFAVQAARAAGQLLRRGIRGEVHARAKDDSGDLVTDLDLAAERLIVDRIRARWPEHGVIAEEGGEYAPDTTWAWLVDPLDGTNNVAIGLPAYVVGIALCEHGSPVLGVVHDPIAGRTWSAVRGQGAFVHGSDPAGRPLRAAHRPVPAAPVLAWTQGHGVRRDDSTARALKVVLDTTARRVLQLWAPLLAWVMLARGDIDGIVGYRPEAVDLPAGMLLAAEAGMAVRALDGGTFDDRYGAPADQRSFVAGPPETIDRLVKLVTAAQWIEPQVRRLTPVSLDSVGW, from the coding sequence ATGGACGTGGAGCCGAACAGAGGCGGGCCCGACCTGCGCGACGCGCACCGGTTCGCGGTGCAGGCGGCCCGGGCGGCCGGGCAACTGCTGCGGCGGGGCATCCGGGGGGAGGTGCACGCCCGGGCCAAGGACGACTCCGGCGACCTGGTCACCGACCTCGACCTGGCCGCCGAGCGGCTGATCGTGGACCGGATCCGGGCCCGCTGGCCGGAGCACGGGGTGATCGCCGAGGAGGGCGGCGAGTACGCGCCGGACACCACCTGGGCGTGGCTGGTCGACCCGCTCGACGGCACCAACAACGTGGCGATCGGCCTCCCCGCGTACGTGGTCGGCATCGCGCTGTGCGAGCACGGCTCCCCGGTGCTCGGGGTGGTGCACGACCCGATCGCCGGCCGGACCTGGTCCGCGGTGCGCGGCCAGGGTGCCTTCGTGCACGGCTCCGACCCGGCGGGACGCCCGCTGCGCGCCGCCCACCGGCCGGTGCCGGCCGCGCCGGTGCTGGCCTGGACCCAGGGCCACGGGGTCCGCCGCGACGACAGCACCGCCCGCGCGTTGAAGGTCGTCCTGGACACCACCGCCCGCCGCGTGCTGCAACTGTGGGCGCCGCTGCTGGCCTGGGTGATGCTGGCCCGCGGCGACATCGACGGGATCGTCGGCTACCGCCCCGAGGCGGTCGACCTGCCGGCCGGGATGCTGCTGGCCGCCGAGGCCGGCATGGCCGTGCGCGCGCTGGACGGCGGCACGTTCGACGACCGGTACGGCGCCCCGGCGGACCAGCGCAGCTTCGTGGCCGGCCCGCCGGAGACGATCGACCGGCTGGTCAAGCTGGTCACCGCGGCACAGTGGATCGAGCCGCAGGTGCGCCGGCTCACCCCGGTCAGCCTCGACTCGGTGGGCTGGTAG
- a CDS encoding GNAT family N-acetyltransferase — protein sequence MTPTLHFFADPGEFLTVAGDHLAADPVVNTVVASVAHRMAARRAEGVELPADDWWLVVRDGSGAVVGAGMRAAPFPPRPPFLLPMPAEAAVALARTWHERGEQVSAVNGALPAARECAAELARLGGGLVEVAQHTRLHELDTAVPPAPAPGALRVAGEGDVDLVAAWFDAFMADADEQAGRPRGASAHETPDRDDLLRRIRSGRVWFWTDPAGRPVHLTAANPTAFGVARVGPVYTPPQERGRGWAGNAVAEVSRLLRAEGARVCLFTDQANPTSNRLYARLGFRPVVDMANLVVVPS from the coding sequence ATGACCCCGACCCTGCACTTCTTCGCCGACCCGGGCGAGTTCCTCACCGTCGCCGGCGACCATCTGGCCGCCGACCCGGTGGTCAACACCGTGGTCGCCTCCGTCGCGCACCGGATGGCCGCCCGCCGGGCCGAGGGGGTCGAGCTGCCGGCGGACGACTGGTGGCTGGTGGTCCGGGACGGCTCCGGGGCGGTGGTCGGGGCGGGCATGCGGGCGGCGCCGTTCCCGCCGCGCCCGCCGTTCCTGCTGCCGATGCCGGCGGAGGCGGCGGTCGCGTTGGCCCGCACCTGGCACGAACGCGGCGAGCAGGTGTCGGCGGTCAACGGGGCACTGCCCGCGGCCCGCGAATGCGCCGCCGAGCTCGCGCGCCTGGGCGGCGGCCTGGTGGAGGTCGCCCAGCACACGCGGCTGCACGAGCTGGACACGGCGGTGCCGCCCGCGCCGGCGCCGGGCGCGCTGCGGGTGGCCGGCGAGGGCGACGTCGACCTGGTCGCCGCGTGGTTCGACGCGTTCATGGCCGACGCCGACGAGCAGGCGGGCCGCCCGCGCGGCGCCAGCGCCCACGAGACACCCGACCGGGACGACCTGCTGCGGCGGATCCGGAGCGGCCGGGTCTGGTTCTGGACCGACCCGGCGGGCCGGCCGGTGCACCTCACCGCCGCGAACCCGACGGCGTTCGGCGTCGCCCGGGTGGGACCGGTCTACACGCCGCCGCAGGAGCGCGGCCGGGGGTGGGCCGGCAACGCGGTCGCCGAGGTGAGCCGGCTGCTGCGGGCCGAGGGCGCGCGGGTGTGCCTCTTCACCGACCAGGCGAACCCGACGTCGAACCGGCTCTACGCCCGGCTCGGCTTCCGGCCGGTGGTGGACATGGCCAACCTCGTGGTCGTCCCCTCCTGA
- a CDS encoding methyltransferase domain-containing protein: MRAPQSRTDADTLSAGTERVRVDGFGGALRRRAGAHWLVRADGVRRRLPVDRWHGPAEAATAALVARCQGPTLDLGCGPGRVAAALTRAGVTTVGVDACPRAVALTRSRGAVAVRADLFAPLPAEGRWRHVVLLDGNIGIGGDPERLLLRCRELLRPDGTVLVELDPPGSGAWRGQAHVVSGRRRGPSFGWAWLDTRAVHAPAAAAGLVVRDLRPDGGRWFAELAVA, translated from the coding sequence TTGCGAGCCCCGCAGTCGCGAACCGACGCCGACACCCTCAGCGCGGGGACCGAGCGGGTACGGGTGGACGGGTTCGGCGGCGCGCTGCGGCGGCGGGCGGGCGCCCACTGGCTGGTACGGGCCGACGGGGTTCGCCGCCGGCTGCCGGTGGACCGGTGGCACGGTCCGGCGGAGGCGGCGACCGCCGCGTTGGTGGCCCGGTGCCAGGGGCCGACGCTGGACCTGGGTTGTGGGCCGGGGCGGGTGGCCGCGGCGCTGACCCGGGCCGGCGTCACCACCGTCGGGGTGGACGCCTGCCCACGCGCGGTCGCGTTGACCCGGTCGCGGGGCGCCGTCGCGGTGCGGGCGGACCTGTTCGCGCCGCTGCCCGCCGAGGGCCGGTGGCGGCACGTGGTGTTGCTGGACGGCAACATCGGCATCGGCGGCGACCCGGAGCGGCTGCTGCTGCGGTGTCGGGAGCTGCTGCGCCCGGACGGCACCGTGCTCGTCGAACTGGACCCGCCCGGCAGCGGCGCCTGGCGGGGCCAGGCCCACGTCGTCTCCGGCCGGCGGCGGGGGCCCAGTTTCGGCTGGGCGTGGCTGGACACCCGGGCGGTGCACGCGCCGGCCGCCGCGGCCGGGCTGGTGGTGCGGGACCTGCGCCCGGACGGTGGTCGCTGGTTCGCGGAGCTGGCCGTCGCCTGA
- a CDS encoding TolB family protein, with amino-acid sequence MTALNRRTLLRAAALTGAAAATGLAGGLAAAPASAAEAGNGPWLVSVGWGVLQIDPGRTTPRSLLPDGDHAKASPDGRYVAWVNTAWSGDGTLLPYVAVHDRVTGRKRTLLADPPGVLYGAPTWSPDGREIALVTGSQQDRLIAVDVATGGTRVLVQGHAMSSPDWSRDGSMIVMHWRSRSEGPQLRVLELATGTVRRLYAPQAGERVSGPVFTPDSERVVFCTTRWYPDLATLNQSLASVRIGGAGLKKLTDEPRFYLSPVFSPDGRYCAALSIPPENEYPDGGNIIVSTSGFGAQWWVPGDEYDDSTRLDWARPVATTGASA; translated from the coding sequence ATGACCGCACTGAATCGTCGTACCCTGCTGCGCGCCGCCGCGCTGACCGGCGCGGCCGCCGCGACCGGCCTGGCCGGCGGGCTCGCCGCCGCGCCGGCGTCGGCCGCCGAGGCCGGCAACGGACCGTGGCTGGTCAGCGTCGGCTGGGGCGTGCTCCAGATCGACCCGGGCCGCACCACGCCGCGATCGCTGCTGCCGGACGGCGACCACGCCAAGGCCTCACCGGACGGTCGGTACGTGGCCTGGGTGAACACCGCCTGGTCGGGCGACGGCACGCTGCTGCCGTACGTGGCGGTGCACGACCGCGTCACCGGACGGAAGCGCACGCTGCTGGCCGACCCGCCCGGCGTGCTCTACGGCGCGCCGACCTGGTCGCCGGACGGCCGGGAGATCGCCCTGGTGACGGGGAGCCAGCAGGACCGGCTGATCGCGGTCGACGTGGCGACCGGTGGCACCCGCGTGCTGGTCCAGGGTCACGCCATGAGCTCGCCGGACTGGTCCCGGGACGGCTCGATGATCGTCATGCACTGGCGCAGCCGCTCCGAGGGCCCGCAACTGCGCGTCCTGGAACTGGCGACCGGCACGGTGCGGCGGCTCTACGCCCCGCAGGCGGGGGAGCGGGTCAGCGGGCCGGTGTTCACACCCGACTCCGAGCGCGTGGTCTTCTGCACCACCCGCTGGTATCCCGACCTGGCGACGCTCAACCAGTCGCTCGCCTCGGTGCGGATCGGCGGCGCCGGGCTGAAGAAGCTCACCGACGAACCGCGGTTCTACCTGTCGCCGGTGTTCTCGCCGGACGGGCGCTACTGCGCGGCGCTGTCGATCCCGCCGGAGAACGAGTACCCCGACGGGGGCAACATCATCGTCTCCACCAGCGGCTTCGGCGCGCAGTGGTGGGTGCCCGGCGACGAGTACGACGACAGCACCCGGCTGGACTGGGCCCGGCCCGTCGCCACGACGGGAGCCTCCGCATGA
- a CDS encoding NAD-dependent epimerase/dehydratase family protein: MRVLVTGAAGFIGSQIADLLAAEGHQPVCLDALLPQAHGGELPEWSRRHDPVVGDVRDGELLDRLLSGVDAVCHQAAMVGHGLDPSDAPDYAAHNDLGTAALLAAMHRAGVRRLVLASSMVVYGEGRYTCDRHGVVRPAPRRAADLAAGRYDPTCPDCGATLTPALVPEDAPLEPRSTYAASKLAQEHYAAAWARQTGGGVWALRYHNVYGPRMPRDTPYAGVASLFRSALAGGRAPVVLEDGRQRRDFVHVTDVARANLLALAAPPPDGLVPVNVCSGEPHTVGDLAAALAAAMAGPAPVVAGGARAADVRHVVADPTRARELLGYTARVTFTDGVTAFATDPNAPPPPT, translated from the coding sequence ATGCGGGTACTGGTCACCGGCGCGGCCGGGTTCATCGGATCGCAGATCGCCGACCTGCTCGCGGCCGAGGGCCACCAGCCGGTCTGCCTGGACGCCCTGCTGCCGCAGGCGCACGGCGGGGAGCTGCCGGAGTGGTCCCGCCGGCACGACCCGGTGGTCGGCGACGTGCGCGACGGCGAGCTGCTGGACCGGCTGCTGTCCGGCGTGGACGCGGTCTGCCACCAGGCGGCCATGGTCGGGCACGGCCTCGACCCGTCCGACGCGCCCGACTACGCGGCGCACAACGACCTCGGCACGGCCGCGCTGCTGGCCGCCATGCACCGCGCCGGGGTACGCCGGCTGGTGCTGGCCAGCTCGATGGTGGTCTACGGCGAGGGGCGCTACACCTGCGACCGGCACGGCGTGGTCCGTCCCGCCCCGCGACGCGCCGCCGACCTGGCCGCCGGCCGGTACGACCCGACCTGCCCCGACTGCGGCGCCACGCTCACCCCGGCGCTGGTGCCCGAGGACGCGCCGCTGGAGCCGCGCAGCACGTACGCGGCCAGCAAGCTCGCCCAGGAGCACTACGCCGCCGCGTGGGCCCGGCAGACCGGCGGCGGGGTGTGGGCGTTGCGCTACCACAACGTGTACGGCCCCCGAATGCCCCGCGACACCCCGTACGCCGGGGTGGCCTCGCTGTTCCGCTCCGCGCTGGCCGGCGGGCGCGCGCCCGTCGTGTTGGAGGACGGCCGCCAGCGGCGGGACTTCGTGCACGTCACCGACGTGGCGAGGGCGAACCTGCTGGCGCTGGCCGCGCCGCCGCCCGACGGCCTGGTGCCGGTGAACGTCTGCTCCGGTGAGCCGCACACGGTGGGCGACCTGGCCGCCGCGCTGGCGGCGGCCATGGCCGGCCCCGCGCCGGTGGTGGCCGGCGGCGCCCGGGCCGCCGACGTCCGGCACGTGGTCGCCGACCCCACCCGCGCCCGCGAGTTGCTGGGCTACACCGCGAGGGTCACCTTCACCGACGGCGTGACCGCCTTCGCCACCGACCCCAACGCGCCCCCGCCACCCACCTGA